AAAATCTTGGGATCAGTTACCAGGAACCATCGCCTATGCATCTTGTAAAATGTCACCAGACTGCAGTTAAATCTGATGCTCTGAACGTGCATATATGTCCTTCAGTTTATAGCACTTCGTTTGGATTTTGGATCCAGTTCCTTTTATCTGAACTCCAAGACAGAAGAATGAACAATCTTGTTCCACACTTAGGGtatagagctccatctgattttgATTTTCTATGAGAGCTGATtatctgagagaagtgattctatggttgaaagtgattctctttcaTTCTCCAGCacaaactcttaaaatcaggatgaagaatcacttcacagaatcaggagaagctactttttccagctcctagcctcttagttcatttcagtgAATCACTTCATAGAATCAGCAGAAAATCACTTCTATCTGAAAAACTGTTTGACAAAGCTACTGCTGGAATTAGCAAAGAATCAACTCTGGGAGCCTTATCAAACGGACCCTTAGCTAGCTTAAACAATCTTGAGCAAACTGCGTCCTATGCTTGACTATAGAAATATGCGCAACTGGGAACAATTGCCAGGATGATCCTAAACCAGTTTAATGTTCTCGCAGAATCTGCTGCTAAAGTTCAGTAACCACAGAGATGAGTGCTCAAAGGGGATCTTCACAGGGGCAGATAGTAGTACATCGCTCGTTCTCTTTTTGGAACAACAGTCAGACAACCGGTAAATTCAGAAAGAGGGATACAAAATAAAGCAATATGTCCCGCCCTCTGTAATTTAACCAGCGGGCCACTTCATCTGCCTTCCACCGAGTACATGCAAGTGCAAATGATAGACAGATTGACCTGTGGATAGATAAATGATACATCATTAGCAAAAAATGGAAATATTTGGATAGAAGAAACAAACTGAATTACATGGGACAAAGGTTGCACATGAGGTCCTTACATCCTTCAGGCCCATTGTTTATGACAACACGGTACCCATTTGCCAAACCTTCCTTCTCTGCTACTACTTTCACTGCGCAAAGAAGCTGGCCCAGAATTTCAACATGCCTTGGTTCAGCCTAAGAACAGGGGATACTGCCATCAAATTCATGATGCAATGTTTTACAGATTAAACCCCCCTTTTGTTTCACAAGATTACATACCTTGCTTAGTCCAGTTAGTCCATCTCTAACTTTTGGGATGACTAGAACGTGCACAGGGGCTTGTGGATTAATATCTCTAAATGCTAAGACTTTGTCGTCTTCATAGACAATGCTTGAAGGAATCTCCTTTGCAATGATCTTGTCAAAACTGAGAAAAGTAAACAAAGTGAATATTCAGTGCCACAAAACAGAATATTATAATAGAGTGAGCAAGAATATGATATTTACATGGTTGGTCCTTCAGTATCAGCAGTGGCAGCTGCTGCTTTGGCAGCAGCTTCCTCATTCGTTGATGAAGCAATGTGGCGCACAAATCTAGAGTAGCAGGAAGAAATATATCAGAATTCAACATTGAGCTAAAATTGATAGTTCTGTGAAATAATCGGTAGAAATTCATATGATTAGGGACTGAAGCTTTACCGATTCCCAGACATGGCAGGACCTGGTTGAATTTTTTAACTGAATAAATTTGCACACACACATTTGTATGACCAATATAACAAACTGGGATTCCACAATGACCATTTTGTGGAAGTC
Above is a genomic segment from Setaria viridis chromosome 4, Setaria_viridis_v4.0, whole genome shotgun sequence containing:
- the LOC117853747 gene encoding 14 kDa zinc-binding protein, encoding MATRAAAATLTAATSSLIRRSASLRPHGLRVPRRLPPQRFVRHIASSTNEEAAAKAAAATADTEGPTIFDKIIAKEIPSSIVYEDDKVLAFRDINPQAPVHVLVIPKVRDGLTGLSKAEPRHVEILGQLLCAVKVVAEKEGLANGYRVVINNGPEGCQSVYHLHLHVLGGRQMKWPAG